The following coding sequences are from one Halorubrum sp. BOL3-1 window:
- the ileS gene encoding isoleucine--tRNA ligase — MEQIDDQYAPADVETAVGEYWDDHDAYEAAKEAHADDPPFFFADGPPYTSGQMHLGTAWNKTLKDAVIRYKRMTGHRVTDRPGYDMHGLPIEVKVEEELGFENKRDIEEYGMEAFIEKCKQFAVENRAAMDEDFKSIGAWMDWDDPYETVDPEYMEAAWWAFSEVADNGLVEQGKRSISQCPRCETGLANNEVEYEDVEDPSIYVKFPLADREGSLVIWTTTPWTIPANTFVAVDEDLTYNAVRAEKDGEEELLYVAAECVEDVLQEGRYEDYAVEAELSGADMLGWAYDHPLADRVAEYADFDGAGQVYAADYVEADRTGLVHSAPGHGEEDFHRGTELGLDAYCPVAPNGEFTEAAGEYAGQFVRDANDDIVGDLVADGHMLAHGTVEHSYGHCWRCDTGIIQVVTDQWFISITDVKDDLLDNMEESEWHPGWARDNRFRDFIEDAPDWNVSRQRYWGIPIPIWVPEDAESGALDEDMIVVGTRGELAERVEEDVDPESIDLHRPSVDDLTILEDGTTYRRIDDVFDVWIDSSVASWATLGYPGDEAAHEELWPADLIIEAHDQTRGWFWSQLGMGTAAVDQIPYEEVLMHGFANDEDGRKMSKSVGNIVTPEEAIDRAGRDPLRTYLLSHDQQGIDLAFEWDGLGEIQGKLNILWNVFRFPLEYMDLDGYDPAEADLSDGELELADSWVLSRLQSVESEVADAWDDYRVSDAVNAVIEFVTQDVSRFYVKAVRDRMWEEADSASKRGAYATLATVLDEVTRLLAPIAPYMTERMYQTLDGEATTVHALPYPEPDADLRDPDLERDVAVFRDVEEAAANARQQAGRKLRWPVPRVVVETDDEAVTAAVDRLSELIADRVNAREVVVTDAFDELVETAEPQMAAIGPAFGGDAQKVMEAVRGATRAAVEDGEVAVDGEPVDLDDEMVGYVAEPPENVSGADFDGGTVYVDTSLTPQIESEGYARDVIRRIQEMRKELDLDVEARIRVGVAVDDERVAGFVDDNADLIAGEVRADAWLDDPSEAADADGGLVEEWEVEGIAVTIGIEPVA; from the coding sequence ATGGAGCAGATCGACGACCAGTACGCGCCCGCGGATGTCGAGACCGCGGTCGGCGAGTACTGGGACGACCACGACGCCTACGAGGCGGCGAAAGAGGCGCACGCCGACGACCCGCCGTTCTTTTTCGCGGACGGCCCGCCGTACACCTCCGGGCAGATGCACCTCGGAACGGCCTGGAACAAGACGCTGAAGGACGCCGTCATCCGGTACAAGCGGATGACCGGCCACCGCGTCACCGACCGCCCCGGCTACGACATGCACGGGCTCCCGATAGAGGTGAAAGTCGAGGAGGAGCTCGGCTTCGAGAACAAGCGGGACATCGAGGAGTACGGGATGGAGGCGTTCATCGAGAAGTGCAAGCAGTTCGCCGTCGAGAACCGGGCGGCAATGGACGAGGACTTCAAATCCATCGGCGCGTGGATGGACTGGGACGACCCCTACGAGACGGTCGACCCCGAGTACATGGAGGCCGCCTGGTGGGCGTTCTCCGAGGTCGCGGACAACGGCCTCGTCGAGCAGGGGAAACGCTCGATCTCGCAGTGCCCGCGCTGTGAGACCGGGCTCGCGAACAACGAGGTCGAGTACGAGGACGTCGAGGACCCCTCCATCTACGTGAAGTTCCCGCTCGCGGACCGGGAGGGGAGCCTCGTCATCTGGACGACGACCCCGTGGACGATCCCCGCGAACACCTTCGTCGCCGTCGACGAGGACCTCACCTACAACGCGGTCCGCGCCGAGAAGGACGGCGAGGAGGAGCTGCTGTACGTCGCCGCCGAGTGCGTCGAGGACGTGCTTCAGGAGGGCCGCTACGAGGACTACGCGGTCGAAGCGGAGCTTTCCGGCGCCGACATGCTCGGCTGGGCGTACGACCACCCGCTCGCCGACCGCGTCGCCGAGTACGCCGATTTCGACGGGGCCGGGCAGGTGTACGCCGCCGACTACGTGGAGGCCGACCGCACCGGGCTGGTCCACTCCGCTCCCGGTCACGGGGAAGAGGACTTCCACCGCGGTACCGAACTCGGACTCGACGCCTACTGTCCCGTCGCGCCGAACGGCGAGTTCACCGAGGCCGCCGGCGAGTACGCCGGACAGTTCGTGCGCGACGCGAACGACGACATCGTCGGGGACCTGGTCGCCGACGGCCACATGCTCGCGCACGGCACCGTCGAGCACAGCTACGGTCACTGCTGGCGGTGTGACACCGGGATCATCCAGGTGGTCACCGACCAGTGGTTCATCTCGATCACCGACGTGAAAGACGACCTCCTCGACAACATGGAGGAGTCCGAGTGGCACCCGGGGTGGGCGCGCGACAACCGGTTCCGCGACTTCATCGAGGACGCCCCCGACTGGAACGTCTCCCGCCAGCGCTACTGGGGGATCCCGATCCCGATCTGGGTGCCTGAAGACGCGGAGTCCGGGGCCCTGGACGAGGATATGATCGTGGTCGGCACCCGCGGGGAGCTGGCCGAGCGCGTCGAGGAGGACGTCGACCCCGAGTCGATCGACCTCCATCGCCCCTCGGTGGACGACCTCACCATCCTCGAAGACGGGACGACCTACCGGCGGATCGACGACGTGTTCGACGTGTGGATCGACTCCTCGGTGGCGTCGTGGGCGACGCTCGGCTACCCGGGCGACGAGGCGGCCCACGAGGAGCTGTGGCCCGCGGACCTCATCATCGAGGCGCACGACCAGACCCGCGGCTGGTTCTGGTCGCAGCTCGGGATGGGGACCGCCGCGGTCGACCAGATCCCCTACGAGGAGGTGCTGATGCACGGCTTCGCGAACGACGAGGACGGCCGGAAGATGTCGAAGTCGGTCGGGAACATCGTCACCCCCGAGGAGGCGATCGACCGCGCCGGACGCGACCCGCTCCGCACGTATCTCCTCAGCCACGACCAGCAGGGGATCGACCTCGCGTTCGAGTGGGACGGACTCGGGGAGATCCAAGGCAAGCTCAACATCCTCTGGAACGTGTTCCGGTTCCCCTTGGAGTACATGGACCTCGACGGCTACGACCCGGCCGAGGCCGACCTCTCGGACGGCGAGCTCGAACTCGCCGATAGCTGGGTCCTCTCGCGGCTCCAGTCCGTAGAGTCCGAGGTCGCTGACGCGTGGGACGACTACCGGGTCAGCGACGCGGTCAACGCCGTGATCGAGTTCGTTACGCAGGACGTGTCGCGGTTCTACGTGAAGGCGGTCCGCGACCGCATGTGGGAAGAGGCCGACTCCGCCTCGAAGCGTGGCGCCTACGCCACGCTCGCGACCGTTCTCGACGAGGTGACCCGACTGCTCGCGCCGATCGCGCCGTACATGACCGAGCGCATGTACCAGACGCTCGACGGCGAGGCGACGACGGTCCACGCGCTGCCGTACCCCGAGCCGGACGCGGACCTGCGCGACCCGGACCTCGAACGCGACGTGGCGGTCTTCCGCGACGTCGAGGAGGCGGCCGCGAACGCCCGCCAGCAGGCCGGACGCAAGCTCCGGTGGCCCGTGCCGCGCGTCGTCGTCGAGACTGACGACGAGGCGGTCACGGCCGCGGTCGACCGGCTCTCCGAGCTGATAGCCGACCGCGTCAACGCCCGCGAGGTGGTGGTCACCGACGCGTTCGACGAACTGGTCGAGACCGCGGAGCCGCAGATGGCCGCCATCGGACCGGCCTTCGGCGGCGACGCACAGAAAGTAATGGAGGCAGTCCGGGGGGCGACGCGCGCGGCGGTCGAGGACGGTGAGGTCGCGGTCGACGGCGAGCCAGTCGATCTCGACGACGAGATGGTCGGGTACGTCGCGGAGCCGCCGGAGAACGTTTCCGGCGCCGACTTCGACGGCGGCACCGTCTACGTCGACACCTCCCTGACCCCCCAGATCGAGTCCGAGGGGTACGCCCGCGACGTGATCCGCCGGATTCAGGAGATGCGCAAGGAGCTCGACTTGGACGTGGAGGCGCGGATCCGCGTCGGCGTCGCGGTCGACGACGAGCGCGTCGCCGGGTTCGTCGACGACAACGCCGACCTGATCGCCGGCGAGGTGCGCGCCGACGCGTGGCTCGACGACCCGAGCGAGGCCGCGGACGCCGACGGCGGTCTCGTCGAGGAGTGGGAGGTTGAGGGCATCGCGGTCACGATCGGCATCGAGCCGGTCGCGTAG
- a CDS encoding N-acetyltransferase, with amino-acid sequence MYLRAARPGDAEALRTAVSRAREETVFDDIGAPLLDVSAAGVREAAAEAEWSFLMDDDEEGPVGLAIAHPDPDGSEAELLALWVHPNRAGEGLADELLAHVGSAIADREVETLRATVPSDRPSAEEFFSAHGFAPRGTRRSPAGDESVVVADPRELA; translated from the coding sequence ATGTATCTCCGGGCGGCCCGGCCGGGCGACGCGGAGGCGCTACGGACCGCAGTCTCGCGAGCGAGAGAGGAGACGGTGTTCGACGACATCGGCGCTCCCCTGCTCGACGTGTCCGCCGCCGGCGTGCGTGAGGCCGCCGCTGAGGCCGAGTGGTCGTTCCTGATGGACGACGACGAGGAAGGACCTGTCGGGCTGGCGATCGCGCACCCGGACCCCGACGGAAGCGAGGCCGAACTGCTGGCGCTGTGGGTTCACCCAAACCGTGCGGGCGAAGGGCTCGCGGATGAGCTGCTCGCTCACGTGGGGAGCGCGATCGCCGACCGCGAGGTCGAAACGCTCCGGGCCACGGTTCCCTCCGACCGTCCCAGCGCGGAGGAGTTCTTCAGCGCGCACGGATTCGCGCCGCGCGGGACTCGCCGCAGCCCCGCGGGCGACGAATCGGTCGTCGTCGCCGACCCGCGGGAACTCGCCTGA